In one Candidatus Nomurabacteria bacterium genomic region, the following are encoded:
- a CDS encoding PE-PPE domain-containing protein, with amino-acid sequence MAKYGPALEKITNKNTLNRVVVLGLAGAAMTGAILNGIGSANADTNIYVGGACDKTSQLPVDRAIQDGRYNFGANNIQINYPASMAPICDDGFGTQTGASIADGGQKVVDAYYQNSWDQVNVEGFSLGAGVVDWAAMKLAADHGGQLPGNVHVTAIGDGWNPVGIQNHPIAKAIQPITNGMLGIPTTDELHPVAGMTEVMDAGDPYATMNVAPLNLGEDITKFARVGQDHRIPNIGNEPSVNVQRDGVNYQIYGDDRNSAINQAIQEVGSNPGPIGTPFFNTIAPQDDPANVLNPPAPLPQSGPVVPDLNIVGPAPRDVLNPPAPAAAPVHLSAPEFFGEQPCFAEDGSQYWTPGTAPC; translated from the coding sequence ATGGCCAAATACGGGCCTGCTTTAGAAAAAATTACTAACAAGAACACGCTTAACCGAGTTGTTGTACTTGGTTTAGCTGGTGCGGCTATGACAGGAGCCATCCTTAACGGTATTGGTTCTGCAAACGCCGATACGAACATTTACGTAGGCGGAGCATGCGACAAAACTAGCCAACTTCCAGTTGATCGTGCTATTCAGGACGGCCGTTACAACTTTGGCGCAAATAATATTCAAATTAACTACCCTGCCTCAATGGCGCCAATTTGCGACGACGGCTTTGGTACTCAGACCGGCGCATCAATCGCAGACGGTGGTCAAAAAGTTGTTGACGCATATTATCAAAACAGCTGGGATCAAGTGAACGTTGAAGGATTTTCACTTGGTGCGGGTGTCGTCGACTGGGCCGCTATGAAGCTTGCGGCAGACCATGGTGGACAATTGCCTGGTAACGTTCACGTAACTGCCATTGGTGATGGTTGGAACCCTGTAGGAATCCAGAATCATCCAATTGCTAAGGCTATTCAGCCAATTACCAACGGTATGCTTGGTATCCCAACTACTGATGAACTACATCCAGTAGCTGGCATGACAGAGGTTATGGATGCGGGTGACCCATATGCGACCATGAACGTTGCTCCGCTTAACTTAGGTGAAGACATCACTAAGTTTGCGCGTGTCGGTCAAGACCATCGAATTCCAAACATCGGTAACGAACCAAGCGTAAATGTTCAGCGTGACGGTGTTAACTACCAGATTTACGGCGACGATCGCAATAGCGCAATCAATCAGGCTATTCAAGAAGTCGGTTCAAATCCAGGTCCTATCGGAACTCCATTCTTTAACACGATTGCTCCACAGGACGACCCGGCGAACGTATTGAACCCACCTGCTCCACTTCCTCAAAGTGGTCCAGTTGTTCCTGATTTGAACATTGTCGGTCCTGCTCCTCGTGATGTGCTGAACCCACCAGCTCCTGCTGCGGCTCCAGTTCATCTTTCAGCTCCGGAATTCTTCGGTGAGCAGCCATGTTTCGCAGAGGACGGCTCACAGTACTGGACACCTGGTACCGCTCCTTGTTAA
- a CDS encoding alpha amylase C-terminal domain-containing protein translates to MTSPYFPADERLSTVDPWLAPYRSKLQARLKYAASYAKRILDGRSVSGFAFGYQYFGLHRTNNGWVLREWAPAATQLYLHGDFSKWRDDPAYAFEKKEHGEWELRLPAIALNHLDHYKLHMHWNGGNGYRIPAWATYVVQDPATKLFDAVVWEPTKPYQWHDVNFVPSVGLPRIYEAHVGMSSEKETVSTYKEFTKTIIPRIKAAGYDTIQLMAVAEHPYYGSFGYHVSSFFAPSSRFGTPDDFRALVDAAHRAGLRVIMDIVHSHAVKNENEGISRYDGTLTQFFHEGDRGHHSQWDSRVFDYGKSEVVHFLLSNCRYWLDEFHVDGYRFDGVTSMLYTHHGLERAFDSYDMYFQDTDADAAAYLTLANELIHKVKPGALTIAEDMSGMPGLAAPIKDGGFGFDYRLSMGVPDLWIKYVKEKKDEQWHVSELFHELNQHRPEEKTINYTESHDQALVGDKTLVFRLADKDIYDHMMVDDENINIDRALALHKMIRLLTASMHHGGYLNFMGNEFGHPEWIDFPREGNDWSYKYARRQWSLADDQKLKYHYLADFDKSMLRVIQEVQGDAEYVLTNDGDHVLAFMRGDLLFVYNFHPTKSFTDYGIRVPSGEYEVVLSTDNPAFGGFDRLDVLMTYVADDRIKLYLPTRTALILRRK, encoded by the coding sequence ATGACTTCACCTTATTTTCCTGCCGACGAGCGTCTTTCGACGGTCGACCCATGGCTTGCTCCGTACCGTAGCAAATTGCAGGCCCGATTGAAGTACGCCGCTAGCTACGCCAAGCGGATTCTTGATGGGAGATCCGTCAGCGGTTTTGCTTTTGGGTATCAGTACTTCGGACTGCATCGTACAAACAATGGCTGGGTGCTGCGAGAATGGGCTCCTGCCGCAACGCAACTATATTTACATGGTGATTTTTCAAAATGGAGAGACGACCCTGCTTATGCGTTTGAGAAAAAAGAGCACGGAGAGTGGGAGCTGCGATTGCCCGCGATTGCCCTGAACCATCTCGACCATTACAAACTACATATGCATTGGAATGGCGGAAATGGGTATCGTATACCGGCGTGGGCGACGTATGTCGTGCAAGATCCTGCTACGAAATTATTTGACGCAGTAGTATGGGAGCCGACAAAACCGTATCAATGGCATGATGTAAACTTCGTGCCGTCAGTTGGCTTACCGCGTATATATGAAGCGCATGTGGGTATGAGTAGCGAAAAAGAAACCGTCAGCACCTATAAGGAATTTACAAAAACAATCATCCCGCGAATTAAAGCCGCTGGTTACGACACCATTCAGTTAATGGCGGTTGCCGAACATCCCTACTATGGTAGTTTCGGTTATCATGTCTCGAGCTTTTTTGCGCCAAGTTCACGTTTCGGTACGCCAGATGATTTTCGAGCATTGGTTGATGCGGCTCATCGGGCCGGGCTTCGCGTCATCATGGATATCGTTCACTCGCATGCCGTTAAGAACGAAAATGAAGGCATTAGCCGCTATGATGGAACGTTGACACAGTTCTTTCATGAGGGCGATCGAGGCCATCATAGTCAATGGGATTCTCGCGTGTTTGATTATGGCAAGTCTGAAGTGGTGCATTTTCTGTTGAGCAACTGTCGGTATTGGTTGGACGAATTTCATGTTGATGGCTATCGCTTTGACGGTGTGACGAGTATGTTGTATACGCATCATGGCTTAGAGCGGGCGTTTGATAGTTATGATATGTATTTTCAGGATACCGATGCGGATGCCGCGGCGTATCTAACACTGGCAAACGAACTGATTCATAAAGTGAAACCTGGCGCGTTGACGATTGCCGAAGACATGAGTGGCATGCCGGGTCTCGCTGCGCCAATTAAGGATGGAGGCTTTGGCTTCGATTATCGCTTGAGCATGGGTGTTCCGGATTTGTGGATCAAATATGTCAAAGAAAAAAAGGACGAGCAGTGGCATGTGTCTGAATTGTTTCATGAACTCAATCAGCACCGACCCGAGGAGAAAACGATTAATTATACGGAAAGTCACGATCAGGCACTTGTTGGCGACAAGACGCTGGTGTTTCGCTTAGCTGATAAAGATATATATGACCATATGATGGTTGATGATGAAAATATAAACATCGATCGAGCTTTGGCGCTCCACAAAATGATTCGGCTATTAACTGCAAGTATGCATCATGGCGGGTATTTGAATTTTATGGGGAATGAGTTCGGCCATCCTGAATGGATTGATTTCCCGCGCGAGGGCAACGACTGGTCGTATAAATACGCGCGACGACAATGGAGCTTGGCAGACGATCAAAAATTGAAATATCATTATCTCGCTGATTTTGACAAATCTATGCTCCGGGTTATTCAGGAAGTGCAAGGCGATGCGGAGTATGTGCTGACAAATGACGGCGATCACGTTCTTGCATTTATGCGTGGTGATTTATTATTCGTCTATAATTTCCACCCAACAAAATCATTCACTGATTACGGCATAAGGGTGCCTAGCGGCGAGTATGAAGTCGTACTCTCAACTGATAATCCGGCGTTTGGAGGTTTTGATAGATTAGATGTCTTGATGACATATGTTGCCGACGATCGAATAAAGCTGTACCTTCCTACGCGTACCGCGTTAATATTACGTCGCAAGTGA
- a CDS encoding PE-PPE domain-containing protein, whose translation MPRQIISAGETNNLSNFAEKSDNEKRLTLKKCVGALAVGLTAVGAGLFMSEGVAQASGYDVAIIVGGAGDGTSQGLEHELWNNGTLYQGEEVIDVNYPAQMGPIVGNVPTNQSVAMGISAVEASVYAHSGADITLYGFSEGAFVTNGAAADLANQGIYVNVMNSGDGNGSAGILASPIAQSFKPITDSLGIQETPPVPGTVEKLDANDVWASNAAGDIGKIINDGLNIQNHRVISPSEVPDEAFTENGVTYLVYDGTIPVPQGATLVPIPPEYR comes from the coding sequence ATGCCAAGGCAGATCATATCAGCTGGCGAAACGAATAATCTTAGCAATTTTGCTGAGAAGAGTGATAACGAAAAGAGGCTCACATTAAAGAAGTGCGTGGGAGCTCTCGCTGTTGGTCTTACCGCAGTTGGCGCAGGTCTGTTCATGAGTGAAGGTGTTGCACAAGCTAGTGGTTACGATGTTGCAATTATCGTCGGCGGTGCTGGAGACGGTACTAGTCAGGGACTTGAGCATGAACTATGGAACAACGGAACATTGTATCAGGGTGAAGAGGTTATTGACGTGAACTACCCTGCGCAGATGGGTCCAATTGTCGGTAATGTTCCAACGAATCAGTCTGTTGCTATGGGAATCAGTGCGGTTGAGGCTAGTGTCTATGCACATTCAGGTGCCGACATCACACTTTACGGCTTTTCTGAAGGCGCCTTTGTAACCAACGGAGCAGCGGCTGACTTGGCTAACCAAGGTATTTACGTCAACGTCATGAATTCTGGTGACGGTAACGGCTCTGCAGGAATTTTGGCAAGCCCTATAGCGCAATCGTTTAAACCCATCACAGATTCTCTTGGTATACAAGAGACTCCACCGGTCCCTGGTACGGTTGAAAAGCTTGATGCGAATGATGTATGGGCATCTAACGCTGCCGGTGATATCGGCAAGATCATCAACGATGGTCTTAACATCCAAAATCACCGCGTCATCAGTCCTAGCGAAGTGCCAGACGAGGCATTTACAGAGAACGGTGTCACCTACCTAGTGTATGACGGTACAATTCCAGTACCTCAGGGTGCAACACTGGTACCAATTCCACCAGAGTATCGCTAA